In Primulina huaijiensis isolate GDHJ02 chromosome 4, ASM1229523v2, whole genome shotgun sequence, the DNA window TCTATTTTAATACTGTTTCTTTTCCTTATTTAATCTATTTTTGTGTTGCAAAAGATCTTTACTTTCCAGCCTTCTTTTAAAAGTTAATGTGCCTTGCTTTCTACTTTTGACGAGCAGTACAGCTGAAAATCTTTCCTTTGATCCAGATGCAATCTTCATTACTGTTTTTTAAAATGACTATTCTATTTGTAGAAGATAAAGGATCTAATGCTCTAGATATCTATTCATGTCATATATTTGTTGTGGAGAAAGACATGCTGGCTTATTTTTCGCTTGCTCAATTCACTAAATGTTGGGTTTTAGATGTGGCTGTGTAGTAATTAAACCTCTTGAGTTCAGGTGGCAGATAACTATTACAGGCCGGATCTGAAGAAGGCAGCTCTTGCAAGGTTGAGTGTTGTTAACAGAAGTCTCAATGTTGCAAAGTCTGGAGTCAAGAAGAGGAACAGGCAGGCTGCTTGATATAGTGTCTTAAGTTGATGGAATTTTCCCCTTTCCCAACTTCACCAAGTCAGGGTAGCGCATTGTTATCTACTTTTGGACTCAAAATGGACTTAGATTAAATCTTGAACTGTTTTACTTTAAATTTTCCTCCATTTTTGAGTTTTAATGGAGTTGTGTTTTATCGTAGATTTTGGATTCTCTGGTTCAGATTGAAATATGGTATGATTTGATTGCACTAGGCTTAGTTTGCTATATGATATGACAGTTTATACCCAATGTCGAGCTtctttgttgtttaattttgtttttgtttctttggacTCTTTTTTGTTACATCACCACTTCCATGAAGTTTGGTTCAGTCCccgaataactgaaaataaagcGGAGTGATACTTCATTTTgcaaaaataaattctaagttttATGCTACACGAGGCATTCGAAGTTGTAATTTAATCAGGGGAAAATGGCAAGGTTAAAGGAACTGATAAGGAGGCTGAATCATGTGCATGAAGAGGTATGGTACCATAAAGAGCAGTGGTTCGAAATGTTACATAGAAATACCTCGAATCATTTCTCCATTCTATTGAAATAACGAATTGTTTCTTTCAAGTGAAACAGTTTTACAAACCTAAGCTGTCGAATTAAGCTACAAGAAGGATTTACAAGCTTTGAAATCCGCAAATTATATGACAAATGATCTTCGACCACATTATTTAAGCAGCTTCTTGTTACATATTGGCGAGATGTTCGACGCACAAGCTTTGATCGGTCATGTTGCTTGCAATTGTCAAGAAAGCAGATGGTCTAAACGCAACCTTGATCGGTCATATTGCTTGCTATCGTTAAGAAAGCAGAAATGACCGCTCCATGTACCAAAGCCCTGCGCCAAAGGGAACATGAATATCTCAATAAACCAGGTATTCTTTTATCAAATAAGGTCTCAAATTATCTGATCCACAAGCAATTCGAGGCAAAATCAAGAGTAGCCTTACTCGGGACTCTCTTTCTGGTAACCAAAATCAGTCGCTGCTTTAAGTGTTCTTTGGTATGTTTGCTTCATTGCTTCCTGCCATTAAATAGAATGAAATTGAAGTTAACATGGATGAAAGAACTTGAAGTCTCAACGAAAAATAGAGTGGATAGTTCATAAGAACAACAATTTTGAGTCCTCTAGCTGGAAGGCCATAAAGAAAACTGCACGCCAAGTACTTTCCCAAACCATGAGAGTAGCACTCACCTGTAGTTTAGATTCAAAATCTTCAGGAGACCAATTCAAACTACACTCTTTAAGCTCAAGTTCCCCTGCAACCACCTGCAAAAAATTGCCTGTAGATAAACCTACACAGCATGAGAGTAGTTGCAGACTGTATCTAAAGGACTAAAAGATGTACCCCTCCTGCACCAGCAGCCATAGATGGCGCAACTAGAATATTGGCTTTTCTCATAATATCAACTGCTTCAGGGGTGCATGGCATATTTGAACCTTAGAATATTACCAAGGCAGTTAGATACAATCTGAAGACAATAACAAATTCAAACCACGAAAATGAAGATTCTGTAAATAAGAGGAAGTCTACAAATAGAATTTGACAAGATACAGTGACAGGTACCAACCTTCCACTAGTATCCGACAACCTGAGTTTACCAAATTCATGGCATCAGATTGATCAATCTCATTTTGATAAGCACATGGAAATGCAACATCACAGCTTTCATTCCAAGGCTTTGTTTCATCATAGTACTTTGATCGGGCATAAGTTTTTGAATATTCTCTGAAAATATTACTAATAAGATGGTGTGAAAACGGAAAGTTAAAAGCGAGGGGAGGGGCAGGCAGCGTACAAACCTCAAACTTCTATTCTGAGCCTTGATATCTCTCAGAAGGGATATTTTCATGAAGTCAAATCCATCCTCATCCACTAAATAACCTTTTGAATCTGTGTTTACAACAGACATAGAATACAGGATGAAATGCTGATAGAAGAAACAGAAAAAATTTCCTTCTCCGTGATTTAATTCATTTAGACATTAATGAAGATAAAATCCAAGAATAGGCATTTCTAAGACAAATTATCTGGTTAGAAACCCACATGAAAAGCAAACATGTTTTCACCTCCAGCTTTACTCGTACAACGATGACCACCAATTAATTAGTGGTAGAAATCACATTCTCAAAGACTAGGTGCTGGTGTTGAGTCCAAGTCACACTAATCaagtgaaaaagaaaattactaACCAGATTTGTGGCGACAACATTGATAATGATTGAATTCATATGGACAAGATATTAATGAGAGGTTTATCCTAAGAAGAAATACAATCCATGCGGTGTGAGGTTATTACACAAGAAGAGCAACACCGAGAGATGTTACTGTTAAATGctagaatataatatttgacaCGCTCTCTTAACAAGGAAAATTGAGAGTACTGCAGAGAGATATAATTaatcatgtgtgtgtgtgtgtgtgtgtgattaaaAAAACAGAAACTATTACACGAGTCTTCTCCAATGCGTCTACAATCTAAATATGAAGCAATAATTGACATATTCTGGCAAGTTTATTCTTTTACAATTTCAATTCTTTAATACAGTGAGATCATTAGGTACACCAAGATAATTAATCAGAAGAAGTGAAATTCCAAAGCATCTAACTGAACAATCACAAATTTAACGAAAAATATGAATTTGGAAAATGACAGTGCTTTACCTGATACTGTTTTAGGAAGAGCACCGTAAGCAATAAGCTTCTCCAGGACATGCATAGATATCTTTCCAGAGCCACTAACAACACATCTAGTGAAGAAGATATTAAACAAAAAGTAAAATATCAGATTCCAAGAGACTTCATGCATAAATtatctaatttattttacaaactAATTTCCTGCGCTAAAATTTGTTCCTCAAAATGACTCTTATGCAGATAATAGCCATACTAATTTCTATTGGTAAAAACCTGATAAAAGGTTTGTGAGTCCAGACTAATCTTGATTCCTCCTTCATTATATCCTATTGATACAGTCGTCTCTCATAATAGAACTTACATGAATTAGCAAAAGCAGATGATCATTTCAGATGTCTAAGGATGAGACAGTGATAAGACAGGGTAAGCGACTAAGATGGAGAAGGAAAAACAAAAGCAACACTATAGACATTCATACAAGTAATGCTTTGGAGAAAACAAATACAAGCCATGAATAAGCAGTAAATATGTAGCACCTTAGCCCTTTCAGTTCTTTATTCATGTCAGCAAGCATAAGTTGGGCAAAAAATACCTGCAAGAAATAAGaagattaattaataaaaacagGCATGGAAGTACAGACATTACAATGGAAAGTTTGTCACCAATCCATAGCCAGTAGCTTCAGTTCGAAGACTAGAGCCAGACCAGTTTATTCTTGGGCCAGTAAAACTTCCCTGCATGGTTAAAGCAGATGCATCACGCATAAAAATCTTTTGTAGGAAGATTGGTGATGAATAAAAACTAAAAGCATGACCAAGTACATGGATAAAAAATCACTTGAACAAGTTTCTACTCGTTCTTAATTTAACAGATCTAAGCCAACATGGAAGACCACAAGATGCTGATAGTACTGTCTTCAATTAAGTACTAGTGATTTAACTGAAAGTACTAAAAGTTATAACAAATTTTACATGAAAcaataattttcaattatttcaaGCAATAAAATACATTTGATCAAGCCATGACAATAGCAGCGTCAAAATAAGTAATAAAAGTGACCGATCTCTACAGAGTACACAGCTTTAACCTGAGAGTGACCAACCAGGCGCCTGTATTGTCCATATAGATAACCCATTTCACGGGTGCCAACACCCATATCCTCTGAAGGAAGATCCTAGGTTACAAGAAAAAGGTTAGCAAATCACAGATATCTCAGAAACAGGCTTCAAAATTTTGACAAGAAGCCATCTTGCAAACCTTGTCAGGCCCCAAATAGCGATACAACTCACTCATGAAGCTCTGGCAAAACTTCATGATCTACAAGTGTTGTTTAGGAACCACATTAGAAAAAGGTCAATACTTCAAAGATACACCTTTGGTAACTAACTGCcgcaaaattacaaaaatatcacCTCACTATCGCTTTTGCCTTTTGGATCAAAATCACTTCCACCAGAAGAGCCTCCAAGTCTATACGGAGATAACGCATTTTTTAGCGTCTGCATGCAAAATTGAGCATTAAGTCCTAAATACTGAATTgcttaaatcatatatttcatcaaCTTTCGACCATTGCTCAACATTACATATCAAGTTCGAAGTATTTTTTTAGATAGCATTATAggaaacaatattatattaattgatcAAAAGCTATTAAATTACAAAAGGTGAACATGTAATCCGCAATGGAGAAAATGGGAAACAAAGCCCTAAACTTATCAAAAACATACATAGCTCCAATCTCTGACTAAAAATTCTATCAAGTTTGACATTTTGTGCAAACCACACAAGTGGAAGAATGTTCAACCAAGACAGATATCACTGTAAGAGCCCAACATAGAACAAAAGCTAATGTTTGGAACCATGTTTTTAGTAATGTTTTCATTCTCCTAAAATGAAACCCAACATATATCATAATCTACCACAATCTATCAAATTCTATCTTCTTTCAGTTTTGGATCTCCCAGTACAACCAttacttttaattcaattttctttctttttgaaaaaaactccatttatatgtattatattttaaaatacctaaagattattcaaataacaaaattatatgaTACGCCATCCAACAGATGATTGCATGATATGGCATCTACCGTAGAAAATGTCTTGCAGAAATAAAACCAAAACCACTGACATATTCTCCATATTTTcctaaaacaattaaaaaacacTTCCAAACTTTACCATAGAAAATGTCTTGCAGAAAAAAACTAAAACCACTGACATATTCTCCATATTTTcctaaaacattaaaaaacacTTCCAAACTTTACCAAAAAGTGTGAGCGTTACACGGGCTATCTGAGCCAAGATATGGATCAAATTCCGCATCATTTTACTAAAAAGGGCCCAAGCATTTATACATAAAATCGACCTCTGCAGAATGAGTGCATAACAGAATGACAAATACCTGTTCAAAACTAAGAAACTTGGCAACGCTCAAGTTCATTGATGGATGAAAACGCAGACCACCCCTGCATGGACCAAGTGTCTGGTTGAAGTGAACCCGATAACCGCGGTTAACATGTGTTTCACCTCTATCATCAAGCCATGGAACCCGAAAGATAATTATGCGCTCAGGTTCTAATAATCTCTCCATGGTATTCACATAGCTGCGACATGGTTAGCCTTTTTGTTACAACCATTATTATAGTCATCTTGCAGACCATGAGCATCTAAAATACTTAAAGCTGgcttcaaaaaatatatatataagccaACTTACTtggaattttttgaaattactCTTTCCAAAGCATGGACCACTTCTTGAAGAGACTGTATGAACTCAGCTTCATGAGGGTCTCTTCTCAATGCAGCTTCAACAATTGATCCAGCTGTTTTAGACATAATAGCTGCAACGAGTTCAACCATTGTGTGAGAGCCAAGAAAATTACGGAGATCACTTCAAACATCACAGAAATGTGATTAGAAATTAAATCACCTATTCACTTATAAGTTATAATGTGGATTTTAGTGCAGAAAAACTAAGGAATATTATTTTCCTGCATTTAGAGGAAAAAATGCTGAAGCCATATCCCCAATCAATTAAAgaacaaaataattgaaaaaaaaaaagaacttttATCAGCAAATAAGGAAAAAAACTTACTTTTCACATAGATAGGCTTATcaactattattttttctacAGATGCTTGCTGCAGACGGAGAGCCTCTTTGTGGAGCAAGCTGTTATTGTGCTCCTCCAGCGCACTCATCTGCATGTTCCTACTGCCTTCATTTCCGTATGGGTTCCGCCTGTGCTTCCTTCCATATTCTCGACATATAGAACAGAATATCCTCGCTGTCCCTTCCTTTACATCAACATATGCCCATTTATATGTATCAGCCCACTCCTCTCTCCATCTTTTCACGACCTTCTTTTTCCTCTTTCCTGTCTGTGCCTTCGATAAATCTTGATCCTCACTGGGAAGTTGAGAACCCATCAAATGCTTGTTTTCAGTGTGCTCTTTGGCAGAGGATTCATTTGGCTGAACACCAAGAAGAGAGTTCTGGTGAAAAGTTGGGTCATCGTCTCCAGCACCAATTTCCAAATCGATTTCTTCACCAAGTTCCCTGACAACAAGATGATGCCTCTGAGACTGCTGGATCAAGTTTATATCATCCATTGCAGATGTCATCCCAACCCCACCAGCTGGAAGCAACATTCAGCATCACAATTTGACTGTTGGGCTATGATGTTTTACTTTCTGCAAAAACAAGTAACTCAAATCTTTAAGGGATAAATCAGCACCGACTGAAACTTCCCTGCCATAATAAATCATGGCTTTGCTCTTTAATTGAGGACGAGTATGTTTCACACATAACCTACTTCAATCCAGTGAGAAGATGAGATCCTCTTCTCATGCAATAGAAAAAAGCCTAGTTGAACAATCTTGAGTTAATCATCCTTGACCAAGAAAAGCATTTCTCTGGGGTCCAGAGACTATAACACTACAATTTTGttgttgaaatttgtgtgttatGCACTGGCCATGCCATTTATCATGTCAATCCCACGTCTGTACTAAAATTTTGCTTATCATGCACACTAACGAATTTGCAACATAATTACTTTAATGGCATGCACAGCAACCTTCCTTAAAAATGCTGCATGGCTTCGTCGAAGCTTTCTAGTGTACCGTGTAATTGTGCACCATACTCCATGCgaaataacttttaattttccgTACCCAGATTTTGCAATATCGCATCACGATTCACGATCAACATCAATAAAAAGGAGAGAAATCCTTAAAATATTCTATAATTCCATGGTTAATCATAAAACATAAACGAAGGTTTTTCAATTGAATTGCTCGATTAACGAAAGTAACTTTACATTAAATTAAACGAAGAGTGGCAACTCACATCTTCTAACCATCCCAATgctagaaatatatatataaaaattacacACCTTCAAATTCCTAACACAAAATCAAATAGTTAAAAAAAACACAGATTGTACCTGAAATTAAAGTCTTGAAGAAGTCCAGTAACGAAACTGGGctcaaaatctttcaaatgaTACAAAAAAGTTAAAGAAAAGGATCCCGTTTATACAAGGTGAAACCAAATTCAACCGGGATCGGATTATTTTCAGAGGAAAATGATTCCGCAGTAGTAATCCCGAAAACAAGAAGGGATCCGAAAAACAAATACGCGAATTCGATTTGAAGAAAGGAGAAAAGGGGATAAGTGTGTGAATTTGCGAAACAATTAGGCGCAAGTGACCCTAAAGATTGAGCGAACAAGATAGTATACAGTATACTGAGCTGGTAAGAAAATGGCACATTTTTAGGAAGA includes these proteins:
- the LOC140975807 gene encoding uncharacterized protein; this encodes MLLPAGGVGMTSAMDDINLIQQSQRHHLVVRELGEEIDLEIGAGDDDPTFHQNSLLGVQPNESSAKEHTENKHLMGSQLPSEDQDLSKAQTGKRKKKVVKRWREEWADTYKWAYVDVKEGTARIFCSICREYGRKHRRNPYGNEGSRNMQMSALEEHNNSLLHKEALRLQQASVEKIIVDKPIYVKTIMSKTAGSIVEAALRRDPHEAEFIQSLQEVVHALERVISKNSNYVNTMERLLEPERIIIFRVPWLDDRGETHVNRGYRVHFNQTLGPCRGGLRFHPSMNLSVAKFLSFEQTLKNALSPYRLGGSSGGSDFDPKGKSDSEIMKFCQSFMSELYRYLGPDKDLPSEDMGVGTREMGYLYGQYRRLVGHSQGSFTGPRINWSGSSLRTEATGYGLVFFAQLMLADMNKELKGLRCVVSGSGKISMHVLEKLIAYGALPKTVSDSKGYLVDEDGFDFMKISLLRDIKAQNRSLREYSKTYARSKYYDETKPWNESCDVAFPCAYQNEIDQSDAMNLVNSGCRILVEGSNMPCTPEAVDIMRKANILVAPSMAAGAGGVVAGELELKECSLNWSPEDFESKLQEAMKQTYQRTLKAATDFGYQKESPEALVHGAVISAFLTIASNMTDQGCV